The Fusarium fujikuroi IMI 58289 draft genome, chromosome FFUJ_chr05 DNA segment GGACAGGCGTCGTCCTCGCATCCCACGTAGCCAACTGTGTTGCCCCACCAGTTGAACTCGGTGCCTTCAAGCtggagggagaagaagatgatgatgcctgCAATGGCGATACCGCAGGACCAGGCTGCAGAGAGCACGAAGTTGTACTGCTGTTGTTAGTATTGGTTTCAGAAGCTCTAGTGAGGAGGAACTTACTTTAGACCACAAGCCGAGGTAGCGCGACTTGAGATAAATCCAGGAAAAGTACGCAATAGGTACCGAGGGCCAGACGTACGACATATTGTAAGGTGCCCAAACAATACCTCCGTACATGATAGCCACAGGGTGAATCTGTCTTGTCCAGGTCCAGTTGGGGAACCTCTTGTTGATAGCCCAAACAGCCAGAACAACCACAACACCGAGAGGGAACCCGATCAAGACCTCAGTGTAGAGACCGTCCTTTCCAAAGATTTTGCTAGGCCCAACAGTACCCCAGAGAACTGAAGCGGTAAAGAAGGTGTTGACACTGGGGCAAGTCATCTTCCAACGGGCATCCTCGGTACAGACTCCTTCGATCTGGGTCATCTGGAAGTTGAGGACGCCGACGCAGACAAAGGTGCTGATGAAAGTAGCGATGATCTGAGCGAAGAAGGTGTGTCGAGGAGGAATCTTGACGTAGTGAGCAAGCTTAAGATCGTTGGAGAACATGACAGCGTGGGCGCAGGTAACGTAGCCGAAAGACTTGAAGTAGTTCATAGCCAGGGCATTGCCCTCAACGAAAGAACCTCCAATAAATTCGGCAAGAACTGTCAGAGTGACCTCGATACCAgtcatggccttgatgatgcCGACGGGAATGACGAACACAAGGCAAAGTGCAAGACCGTAGAAGATGACACCTGGTGAAGTGTGGGTGTCCCAGCCAGCAATACCAGAAATACCGAATGCAATAGCGCAAACAAGGCAAACCATGTACCACCACTCGGGAACTTCACGGTAAGCCTTCATGAGACGAGTGTGAACATCGAGATCGTGAACCTCCTCAGCGCGCTTTGACTTCCTCCTCATGCTGTTGAAGAGACCCTTGAAGCCGGTAACGATTTCGCGTCGATGGAACAGTAGAGCATAAGTAAGGGTCGAAGTGTAAataccaaagaagaagatgtagATGACAACATTTCCAGCGCCCAAGAAGGGAGGAGAGTAGTCGGCGTACTTCTTGGCATCGAAAAGCCCTCGGTCGTTGATGGCTCGAGTGACGTTGTACAGCTCGCCCCAGCGATCGTAGACACGGTTGGTATTGATGGGGAGATATCCAGTGTTGTAGATGTTGGAGTACCAGAGGCCCAGTACCACCCACATGGAGATGAAGGCGCCGACAAATCGGTTAAAAGTACTGAAGAAAGGAACCATGAGCGGGTCGGCAGAATCCCAGAGGAGAACGTTCCAATCCCAGGTTGGGAATGGGTTGATGCCAAGACCGTTGTTGAAACCGGTGATTGTGTTGAGGTCACGGTTATAGGGATCGATCCAGGACATCCAGCTGAAGTTGGAGAGTGAGGTCCAGATATAGTTGgggaaccagaaccagacaAACATAGCACCGAACATGACATAAAAGAACTTGATACGAGAAACCCGCCAGATCTTGCCAAAGGGACCCTGTACCGCCGAGTTGTTGTCGGTATGGAAAGCCGAGTTGAGCGCAATAGTGACCAAAGACGCAGGCCAAACGCAGTACGAGGGATAAACGAGGAAGCGACGGCAAACACCAGCCATTCCATACCCGATAAAGTTGGTGCTCAGGGCGATCAAGATCTGGTAGGCGAAGTGTGAAGCATATGGCTGGTTGAAGTACTGGGGCAGATACTGAACCCAGATGATCAAGTTGGTATAGGGAGTGTTATACGCGAcgttggccatgatggtaaTAAGCATATGCTCTTTCTTGGAAAAGGGACCTGGGTTGAGGGAATGGCGCACACCGAAGAGAGTGATGCCATAGTCAGGAAGCCACCTTTCGAAACCCTTGCCAATTGGATATGAGAGCAGCTGAGCGACATTGGCCATGATGCGAATGGCAGGTTGGCGAATATCGAAAAGCTGGTTGGTAAAAGCAAGAAGCATTGAAAAGACGAGACCGATCGTCCAACTTCGAATGGTTGATGAAGGGATGGAAGTATCATCCTTGTTCTCGACGACGGCCCGAACCTCGGCGTAAGGGCTATTATTTGTGATGAGAGCAGCCTCGAGTTTCATCTCCTGCACCAGACTCTCGTGCTTCTCGGGATTTGTAAAGAGTTCATCGTTCTCGAGGaaggccttgatcttctgaaTAACTACGAGTGGAAAGTTGGGATCCTTCTCGTGGATGCGATAAACGCGAGCCATTATGTGGCGCACATCTTCTAGTGTGTACTTTGAGGCCAATTCGCGAGCCTCGAGTAGGTCATCTTCGGTGACGTGAAGGTCCTGCTCGGTTGTTTGAAAGTCGGGCATGTCATCCTGATCGTAGGAGAAAGACTGTTGAGGTCCTATGTGTCAGTCTAATTGATCCGCAGTAGGTTCGGGTCCAAATGAAGCAAGGAGCGCAAAGCAAGGCAATGTAACTAGACTCACCTCATCAAACTCGGATGATGAATCGCTGGCGACATTGTGCTGGTGCTGAACCGGAGGCAATGGGTCAAGAGGGATCTCTTGAGCCACTCCTGTGGAAACCCTCTTTTCGTTGTCGGCCATGGCCAAAGGCCTCCTTTCGGCAATGGATCTTGAATTCCACCAATCTCAGTAGCCGTACCAAAGCCCCTCGACCTGGGGTCGCTCTTTATGCGTCTTTAGTCGATTGCGCGAACGGAAGAATTGACtgaggcgatgatgatggccaagCGACAAACGTAGATGCGTTAATTCAAATCGTGTCAAGGAACTCCAAGTGTTCGTGATGGTGCTATTGAGGCGATTGTAGCGGTTGGCAAGAACGAAAGAGTGACGAGATGGCGCGACGGAACAAGGCTCGCGGGTGAACGAGAACGGGGGGAGCCGGTATTGAATAGGTTTACCACAGGTTGAAGTGAGTGGTAAAAAAGCAGGTATTCTAGCGTAGGCACGTTGCGTGGGTGGTCGGATCgagagtcgagtcgagtctAGACGAGTGGAACAAGGTACGCGTGGCGCTGCCGTCGGTAGATAACTCTCTCTCAGCTGGCAGGTATCGCGAAAAGGAAGGGGAAATGAAAGACCCAGCAGAGTATGCAAAAGGCGAAGCGAAGCCGAGCccaggatgaggagaagagagagcgAGCCTGTGGAGGGTACGAAAGAggtgacgaagaagagaggaggagaagatcggAGTCCGGCAAAGAGCCAAGTCAAGCGTGAGGGAGAGTGAGCAAAATGGAAATGACGGGATGGACGAGATTCGCAAAGCAATTGGACTAACGCACAGCAGAAGCAAGGGCCCTGAAGTGCAAGAGAGTTACAGTGAGAAGACACGGGAGCGTTAGGGGAGTGAGTGGACTGGTCTGTGGCGGGACCTGGACAGAACAGACGCAAGACAGGGCAGGTCAGGATTTTCGGTGGAGACTTGGGAGAGTGTAGATGGGATCTGATTGGTCTGGAGAGACACGAGCCGGGGGCTTGGGCTTGCAAAGAACCCCCAAAAAAAGGCTCGGGCTCGGAACTAGGGAGCCGTAGTCCAAAAGCAAGCAACCCAACGGCAAAGACGGCAGAAGATACTTGTCGAGTATCACTCTGTGAGAGATATAGGCAGGTACCTTGAGCTGGATGATCAAGCAGCTGGGCAATGTCTCTGGTCTCTCTATCCGTACTCTGCATACTCACTATATTTCTGTCTTGGCTCTACTGACTGTCCACTGTGTCCATTCTATTCCTTGCTCttgaaagacaagacaagacaagacagactTGGCAATGGCTACGAATGAGGCGGGAGGAATCAGTCACTACCCCTTGGCTCCTGGTTGGTCCCCTTCTCCATGTCTTGGCGCTATCGTCAAAGTGGAacagccaccaccaccaccacctgcaAACTACACGGCCActccgttgatgatgactgaaGAGGATCAATCTGAGATAATCTATTATCTCGGAGATTCAGAGATTCAATTGATGAtatctcgtcttcatcaatgcacagttcttcaagcttctgctgttgttgtgtcGTGGTTAAAGATGTCGGGTATGTACCTCCTCGGAACTGACGGCACGGCTACCGGCCTGTTTCGTCTCGGCGCTGTCCTCTCACTTTCTCCAGTTCCAGCTCTCACAGTGATTGTCCCCTTCTCACGCCGATTACCCGGCATCAAGCCACCTCAGCGAAATCTACAGTTTCCCTTCCACTTGTAACATCAACGAAACATGCCCCTTGCTCCTCATTGGTCTCTTCGCActgatcatcaacaacttcaaaaAGAACACGGGTCTCGGCACGACTCTTCAATTGAAATTCTTTGTTTGTTTCTTCACAACTGTCGTAATTGATTTGTGGGTAGGATTCAATGTGAGGTACGAGCTGCATCGTATGTACGCCCATGGGATGGTACATACTGTACGACAACGGCACACCAAGGCAAGGCCATGCCGACTGACATGACAGTATTCTTGGCGATAGTCATCCAAGACCTGGTTGTAGATCTTTTAGTGTGTGTCGACAGATCATCAGCATTGAGCTGACTCATGTAGTATAGGGTGGGTAGCTTTGTCCGACTTCACATCACTCAACCACTTGCACGCTTCACGACACCATCAATCACACAAAGGGTCAGAAGACTAAGAATAAGCTTGTGTCAAACGCATTTCTATTTGATGTCAGAGAACTCTTATTTGAATGGACTGTTCTGTATAGTCCCGGTATGAGTTACATAGTCTATATAGTGTTTGGCTCTATCACGCTGTGCGCACCGCTCATCATTAGATGCGTGGCAGTATAAAAGATTATACGTGATAAAGATGAGCCTTTCCTCA contains these protein-coding regions:
- a CDS encoding related to sexual differentiation process protein isp4, producing the protein MADNEKRVSTGVAQEIPLDPLPPVQHQHNVASDSSSEFDESFSYDQDDMPDFQTTEQDLHVTEDDLLEARELASKYTLEDVRHIMARVYRIHEKDPNFPLVVIQKIKAFLENDELFTNPEKHESLVQEMKLEAALITNNSPYAEVRAVVENKDDTSIPSSTIRSWTIGLVFSMLLAFTNQLFDIRQPAIRIMANVAQLLSYPIGKGFERWLPDYGITLFGVRHSLNPGPFSKKEHMLITIMANVAYNTPYTNLIIWVQYLPQYFNQPYASHFAYQILIALSTNFIGYGMAGVCRRFLVYPSYCVWPASLVTIALNSAFHTDNNSAVQGPFGKIWRVSRIKFFYVMFGAMFVWFWFPNYIWTSLSNFSWMSWIDPYNRDLNTITGFNNGLGINPFPTWDWNVLLWDSADPLMVPFFSTFNRFVGAFISMWVVLGLWYSNIYNTGYLPINTNRVYDRWGELYNVTRAINDRGLFDAKKYADYSPPFLGAGNVVIYIFFFGIYTSTLTYALLFHRREIVTGFKGLFNSMRRKSKRAEEVHDLDVHTRLMKAYREVPEWWYMVCLVCAIAFGISGIAGWDTHTSPGVIFYGLALCLVFVIPVGIIKAMTGIEVTLTVLAEFIGGSFVEGNALAMNYFKSFGYVTCAHAVMFSNDLKLAHYVKIPPRHTFFAQIIATFISTFVCVGVLNFQMTQIEGVCTEDARWKMTCPSVNTFFTASVLWGTVGPSKIFGKDGLYTEVLIGFPLGVVVVLAVWAINKRFPNWTWTRQIHPVAIMYGGIVWAPYNMSYVWPSVPIAYFSWIYLKSRYLGLWSKYNFVLSAAWSCGIAIAGIIIFFSLQLEGTEFNWWGNTVGYVGCEDDACPLQPLEGTDYFGPREGEFH